The genomic region CACCGGAATCACCCCGCCCATCAGCTCGCGCATCGTGCCTTGCTCCAGCACCCGTCCCGCCTTGACGAAGGCCACCCGGTCACAGACCTGCTCGACTTCCGAGAGCAGGTGCGAGTTCAGGAACACCGCCACCCCCTGCGCCCGCAGCCGCTCGATGATCTCGCGCACCTCGACGCGCCCGATAGGATCGAGCGCCGAGGTCGGCTCGTCGAGGAAGACCAGCCGGGGCCGCGCCAGGATCGCGCCCGCAAGCCCGCAGCGCTGGAGCATCCCCTTGGAGTACCCGCCCAGGCTCTCGCGGCCCCGCCCGCCCAGGCCGACCTCCTCCAGCACCTCGGGGATGCGGCGGCGCAGCTCCCCCGCCGGCATGCCCGCGAGGCGCCCGTGGAAGTTCAGGAACTCCTCGCCGGTCATCCAGGTCTGGAAGCGGAACTGCTCAGGCAGAAAGCCGAGCTGCGCGCGCACCGCCGGGTCGGCGGGCGAGCCCCCGAGCACGCGCGCCTCGCCGCCCGAGGGCAGCACCAGCCCGAGCAGCATCTTGACGGTGGTGCTTTTGCCCGCGCCGTTGGGGCCGAGGAACCCGAAGACCTCGCCCTCGCCCACGGTGAGGCTCAGGCCGTCCACCACCGCCCGGCCCCGGTACTCCTTGCGCAACTCGCGCGTCTCGATCGCGTTCACACCCCGCAGCATAGGTGAGGGGGTGGGGGAGCACATGCGGCAAAAGTTGCAGAGCCCGCCCCCCGTGCCCACCGTTCCTTACCCCTCCTTAACCTGCCTACCGTGCGCCGCTTTAAGAGTTAAAGTATCCCCGCTATGGAATACCGCAAACTTGGCAGGAGCGGGCTTAAGGTCTCGGAAGTCGCCCTGGGCGGCTGGGAAACCTACGGCATCAACCAGGACGCCTCCAAGATGGTGGGCGAGATCGTGAAGGCCGCCTACGACGAGGGCGTGAACTTCTTCGACCAGGCCGACGTGTACGCGCGCGGGCAGTCCGAGACGCTGATGGGGGAGGTTCTGAGGGAGTTTCCCCGCCACACGCTTGTGATCTCGAGCAAGGTCTTCTGGCCGATGAGCGACGACGTGAACGACCGGGGGCTCTCGCGCAAGCACGTGCTGGAGAGCATCGACAAGAGCCTGAAGCGCCTGGGCACCGACTATCTCGACATCTACTTCGCCCACCGCTACGACCCCGAAGTGCCGATGGACGAGATCGTGATGGCTTTCGATCAGGTGATCCGCGACGGCAAGGCGCTGTACTGGGGCACCTCGATGTGGCCTGCCGCCCGCATCGCGCAGGCCGTCGAGTTCGCCAAGGCCCACGGCCTGCACGCCCCGGTCACGGAGCAGCCCGAATACTCGATGATTCACCGCGAGCGCGTCGAGGGCGAGATTCTGCCCTATACCGAGGGCGCCGGCATCGGCCTCGTCGTGTGGAGCCCGCTGGCGATGGGCCTGCTGACCGGCAAGTACGACGACGGCAAGCCTGAAGGCGCGCGGCTCACTGAGAAGGAAAATTGGGGCAAGAACTTCCTGACCGAAGAGAACATCCAGAAGGTCCGGGACCTGCGGCCCATCGCCGACGACCTCGGCGTCACCCGCGCGCAACTCGCGCTCGCGTGGCTGCTGCGTCAGAAGGGCGTGAGCAGCGTGATCACCGGCGCCACTCGCAGCGAGCAGATTCGCGACACGGTGAAAGCCTCGGGCGTGCGCCTGAGCGAGGACGTGCAGCGCCGCATCGAGGAGATTCTCCAGCCGAGCTGAGTCCAGCGTGTTTCACTCCACACCCCACGAAGGCGTCGGCGCAAGCTGACGCTTTTTTAGGATCGGGGGACGGTCAACCTTAGCCCTCACCTGCGTCAGCCCCCCCCCACCACTCTCATGAGAGGTGCGCGCTAGAGTGCGGCCCGTGCAGAAAGTCGGCCTCACCGCTCTCCTCGGGATCCTGGCCTTCGCGCTGGTGTTCGCGCTTCTTCCCAGCGGCAACGTGGCGCAGGCCCAAACCGGGGTGACGCTTCAGGGGGTGCAGCTCTCGCTCTATCCGGCACGTGACCCGGAGGCGGTCTGGCGCTTCTCGGCGCGCGACGTGCACAATGATCCCACCACCAGCGTCACCAACCTCACCGGCCTGACCGGAGGCGAGCGGCGGCTGCGTGAACGCGGCCCGGGCGGGCAGTTCACGGGCCGCGAGACCCTCGACGCCACCATCTCGGCGCCCCGGCTGAGCATCAACGCGCAAGACGACCTCACGACGCCGGAGGCCGAGCTCACGCTGGTCCGCGAGTGCGCCACGCTCGACCTCTCGGGTACGCCGGAGCAGCCGGTGCGGATCGAGCAGGGCCAGGGCTTCTCGGCCCCCCGCGCCCAGCTCGACGCGCCGGCGATGCGCGGCGAGGCGCTCGAACTGCGGATGGACTTTCAGTTCAATGTCCTGAGTGCCTCGCCCGCTTCCACGTTCGGCTGGGACACGGAGGCCACAGAAACCTGCCGCAGCGGCGTGCGTGTGCCGATCTCGGACTGACGTGCCTGTCCCCGTTCTCCCCTTTCCCTGCTTTTCCCCACCTGCCCTCATCCAAGGAGCCCTCCCATGAAGACATCGACCCTGCTGACCCTGCTGACCCCCGCCATCCTCGGAGCCGGAACCGTGCTTGCCCAGGCCGCGGCGCCCGCGAGCACGGCGGAAAGGCGCGTCGTGAACATCCAGGGGGCCCCGACCGGCAACCTGCGGACCGGCCCGCTCACCTTTACCGGCAGCCCGGTGCGCGCCACCGTCAGCACCCTCCAGATCCAGTCGCAACGCGTGGTCCTGAGTGCCCCGGCCGGAGTCCCCATCGTGGAGGCGCGGGGCCGGCGCACCGGCGACTTCAGCGGGCCGGTGACGGTCACGCGCGGGCGCCTGAGCGCCAAGGGCGGCAAGCTGGTCTACAGCGAGGCGAGCGGCAAGGGCGTGATGACCGCTGGCCCCACCGCGACCTTCGTGCCCGAGAAGAGGGAAGACGGCGACCCCGTCACCATCACGGCGGGCCAGATGAGCCTCGACGTGGACAGCAACGTGTCTGAAAGCACCGGCAGCGTCAAGCTCGTGAGCGGCAACCAGACGGGCCGCGCCGAGAAGCTGGTCTTCGACGAGGACCGCGAACTCGCGCAGCTCACCGGCTCGCCGACCCTGACCCGCGCCGCCGAGAAAAACCAGAAAGAGCTCGTGATCAGCGGTCAGGAGGTGCGCGCCCTCACCAAGAGCAAGAC from Deinococcus reticulitermitis harbors:
- a CDS encoding aldo/keto reductase family protein; translated protein: MEYRKLGRSGLKVSEVALGGWETYGINQDASKMVGEIVKAAYDEGVNFFDQADVYARGQSETLMGEVLREFPRHTLVISSKVFWPMSDDVNDRGLSRKHVLESIDKSLKRLGTDYLDIYFAHRYDPEVPMDEIVMAFDQVIRDGKALYWGTSMWPAARIAQAVEFAKAHGLHAPVTEQPEYSMIHRERVEGEILPYTEGAGIGLVVWSPLAMGLLTGKYDDGKPEGARLTEKENWGKNFLTEENIQKVRDLRPIADDLGVTRAQLALAWLLRQKGVSSVITGATRSEQIRDTVKASGVRLSEDVQRRIEEILQPS
- a CDS encoding ABC transporter ATP-binding protein, coding for MLRGVNAIETRELRKEYRGRAVVDGLSLTVGEGEVFGFLGPNGAGKSTTVKMLLGLVLPSGGEARVLGGSPADPAVRAQLGFLPEQFRFQTWMTGEEFLNFHGRLAGMPAGELRRRIPEVLEEVGLGGRGRESLGGYSKGMLQRCGLAGAILARPRLVFLDEPTSALDPIGRVEVREIIERLRAQGVAVFLNSHLLSEVEQVCDRVAFVKAGRVLEQGTMRELMGGVIPVEIRMDTLSPALHAALARLGEVRHTDSNTPGRTDVELWLQEEAAVPAVAQAVFESGARLYALTPRRPDLETMFLELIEAPGDGAPAQAQPAREVVRG
- a CDS encoding LptA/OstA family protein, coding for MKTSTLLTLLTPAILGAGTVLAQAAAPASTAERRVVNIQGAPTGNLRTGPLTFTGSPVRATVSTLQIQSQRVVLSAPAGVPIVEARGRRTGDFSGPVTVTRGRLSAKGGKLVYSEASGKGVMTAGPTATFVPEKREDGDPVTITAGQMSLDVDSNVSESTGSVKLVSGNQTGRAEKLVFDEDRELAQLTGSPTLTRAAEKNQKELVISGQEVRALTKSKTLYVRGGVKLVQGTTTTTGDAVYYDDKKNVAYVVGNAVSVDSKSRVTLRAPASGYLEQRTDLGRVSQKNSRFTIPTAQFQLSGEK